DNA sequence from the Ramlibacter agri genome:
GATGCCCGCCAGGGCTTCGGTGGTGATGTTGCGGATGGCGTTGCCGCTGGTCTGGATGCCGTGCATGCTCACGCCGGCCAGCAGTTCCATCACGTCGGCGGCCTTGCCGATCGGGATCCAGTTGAACTGCACGTTGGTGCGGGTCGTGAAGTGGCCGTAGCCGTAGGTCAGCTTGGTCACCACCTGGCGGTTGGTCCCCGGCACGGGCACCGGGCCCAGGGCCAGCTGCTTTTCCTGGGATTCGGCCAGCAGCGCCGCGTCCGGCTTGTCGTAGTCGCGGGCCACCGTGCCCAGCGCGCGCAGTTGGGCGCTGGACAGCTCGCCGTAGGGCACGGAGATGCGCGCCATCGGCGCGTAGCGTTGGATGTACCAGCCGTTCTGCAGGCGCAGCGGGCGCAGCTCCTCGTCGCTGAGCGTGCCGGCCTGCCAGCGCTCGAGCTGGTCGCGGAACTGCGCGGCCCGGGCACGGACGAACTGGCGGTCGAATTCTGTGTATTGGTACATGAGAGTCGTTGTGCTGGCCGGTGGGAATCGGCCCGAGCGCTGGACTTTAGGGTGGACCCTTATGGATCCAAACGATTTTTTTCTTCATCGCTTATCTGGATAAGCTTATTCGCGAGGATTGGCGCGGGTTTCCGGGCCATTTCGCGACAGTGGCGGATAAGCCCGTTTGGCCTGCGCGGCCGTGCGCCCGATAATGGCCCGCACTAGAAGAATGCAAGAGGAGTCATGGCGCAGCGGATCTACATCAAGGTGGTGGGCTTCTCCGAGGAGGAGCGGCATGCCCTGAACACCTTGTTCCGGCTTTCCGAGCAGTGCCTGACCATGTACCAGTTGTGGTCGCCGCAGGCGCGCGCGCCGGCTGGCATGGCCCTGCTGGACGGGGACAGCTACGAGGCCCGGCTGGAAGCCGAGTCGCCCCTGAATTCGGGCATGAAGCTCCTGTGGATAGGGGCCGATGCGCCACCCTCGGTCTGGCGCAGCATCGCCCGGCCCTTCCAGTGGCCGGAAGTGATCGAGGCCCTGGATACCGTCTTCAACCCGGGCTCGGTCGACCTGGACCTGGACGTGACACCGTCGGAAGCCCCGGATTCCCTGCCGCCGCTGCCGCCCAAGCTGGCCTTGATCGTCAGCCCCAGCCGGGACGAGCGCCTGTACCTGCGGGCGCGGCTGTCGCTGGCCCACCTGACCCAGGCCGACGAGGCCGAAAGCGGCGCCGAGGCGCTGCAGCTGGCCCGCGGCAAGCAATACGACTTTGCCCTGGTCGATTTCCGGGTGCCGGACATGGACGCCTGGAACCTGCTGCGCCAGCTGAAGCAGGGCAAGCGGCCGATCCAGCACGTGGCCCTGACCAAGGCCCAGCGCTCCTTGCCGGAGCACGTGCGGGCGTGGTGGGGCGGCGCGGAAGCGCTGCTGGATAGCCCGCCGCATCCGCAGCGCTTGAACGCGTGGTTACGACGGCTTTGACAAGCGGCTGACGTCCAGCGCCGCCGCCAGCTTCTTCTCCAGCGGCAGCGGCTCCCCATGCAGCCGCGCCGCAATCAACTCCCCGCACAGCGCCGCGAAGGTCAAGCCGCGCGAGCCCATCGCCGTGCTGACCCACAGGCCGGGTGCCAGTTCGCCCACCAGCGGCCGGCGGTCGACAGAGGTGCAGCGCACGCCGCTCCAGGCGCGCACGCGCTGTTCATCAAACGCTGGTGACAGCGATTCAAGCAGCCCGGGCAACAATTCGCCCAGCCGCTTTCGGTTGGCGACCTGGTCCTCGGCTCGTGGACGCGTGTCCGCGTCGCCCCGCCCATAGGTCGATCCGCTGAACCAGGCCAGGCCGTCCGCCGTCGGGACCCGTGGCAGGAAATGCCCATGGCCGTTCACCGGGAACGAGGGCAGGGCTGCTGCTGCGGCTTCGTCGTGCAAAGCCCAGGACACCTGCCCACGCACCGGGTGGGTGGTGATGCGCCCGGCCAGCAGCGGGCCGCTGGCATGCGCCGCGGCGACCACGACGAGCGGCGCCTCGGCGAGCGTGACGCCATCCGCGTCGCACACCCGCCAGCCGCTTCCGGCTTGCTCGATGGCGTGAACCGGGCAGCCACCGCGAAAGCTCACGCCACGTTGCGCGAGCCAATGGCGCACCAGCGCGCCCGGCCGGACCCACGCCGCGCTGGCATGCCACCAGGCCGCCGTGTCTTCCGAAAGTCTTGCGGCAGCGCGCTGTTCAGTTCTGGCCTCCGCGCTCCACACCTCGAGGCCTTCCACCGCGGGCAGAGTCCGGGCATCGTCCATGCGATGTTCCAGCACGCCCGTGGGCTGCCAGTCCTCATTTCCCAGCCCCGCGCAAGCCTGCAGCGTGATCCGCACGCCGGCGCGTGAAAGGCGCGACAGCACGTTGTCGTCCGGCGACTGGTGCGGCGCCAGCAGGCCCGCCGGCAGCGCTGAAGCGCCGGCCGCCGGCGCCGGTGCGGCATCCAGCACCGTCACCTGCCAGCCGCGCCTGGCCAGGCTGGCCGCCGCCGCCGCGCCGGCCAGGCCTGCGCCGATCACGACGCATTGCGAGGGCGGAAGCGGGGTGGCAGCCCGCATGCCCTTCACGTCCCATTCGGGCGCATAGCGTCCCTGCAGGCAAGCGCGCTTGGGCGGCAGGCCCGCCACCTTGTCGACCCGGAAGCCGCAGGTGGCGAGATCGCGCCGCACCTGGCCGTTGACCGTCCAGGTTGCCAGCGTGGTTCCGGGCCGGCACAGCCGCGCCACGGCCTTCAGCGTGCCCAGCTCCCACATGGCCGGATTGCGCAGCGGCTCGAGGCCGTCCAGGAACACGCTGTCGGCCGCGAAGTCCAGCTCCCGCAGCATGGCGCCCGCATCGCCCACGCACAGCGTGAGCAGCACGCGGCCTTCCTCGAATGAAAAGCGATGGTGGCCGGGCGTCAGGCCCTGCCAGCGCTCGGCAAGCTCCGCGGCCAGCGGCGCGAGTTCCGGCTCGACGAGCAGCAGGTCGGAGGCCGCGACCGGATGCGCCTCGACCGCGGCGAAATGCAGCAGCCCCGGCCGCGCCGGGTCGTCCCGCCAAGCCTGCCAGGC
Encoded proteins:
- a CDS encoding response regulator, whose translation is MAQRIYIKVVGFSEEERHALNTLFRLSEQCLTMYQLWSPQARAPAGMALLDGDSYEARLEAESPLNSGMKLLWIGADAPPSVWRSIARPFQWPEVIEALDTVFNPGSVDLDLDVTPSEAPDSLPPLPPKLALIVSPSRDERLYLRARLSLAHLTQADEAESGAEALQLARGKQYDFALVDFRVPDMDAWNLLRQLKQGKRPIQHVALTKAQRSLPEHVRAWWGGAEALLDSPPHPQRLNAWLRRL
- the mnmC gene encoding FAD-dependent 5-carboxymethylaminomethyl-2-thiouridine(34) oxidoreductase MnmC, with product MSEVVAWGDDGTPRSPRYDDSYRTESGGLAQARHVFLQACGLPAAWAGQRQWRILETGFGLGLNFLAAWQAWRDDPARPGLLHFAAVEAHPVAASDLLLVEPELAPLAAELAERWQGLTPGHHRFSFEEGRVLLTLCVGDAGAMLRELDFAADSVFLDGLEPLRNPAMWELGTLKAVARLCRPGTTLATWTVNGQVRRDLATCGFRVDKVAGLPPKRACLQGRYAPEWDVKGMRAATPLPPSQCVVIGAGLAGAAAAASLARRGWQVTVLDAAPAPAAGASALPAGLLAPHQSPDDNVLSRLSRAGVRITLQACAGLGNEDWQPTGVLEHRMDDARTLPAVEGLEVWSAEARTEQRAAARLSEDTAAWWHASAAWVRPGALVRHWLAQRGVSFRGGCPVHAIEQAGSGWRVCDADGVTLAEAPLVVVAAAHASGPLLAGRITTHPVRGQVSWALHDEAAAAALPSFPVNGHGHFLPRVPTADGLAWFSGSTYGRGDADTRPRAEDQVANRKRLGELLPGLLESLSPAFDEQRVRAWSGVRCTSVDRRPLVGELAPGLWVSTAMGSRGLTFAALCGELIAARLHGEPLPLEKKLAAALDVSRLSKPS